acacacacacacacacacacacacacacacacacacacacacacacacacacacacacacacacacacacacacacttagaaatgtccttgtttttgaaagaaaagaaaagaaaaatcccattaaaataacatcaaatttatcagaaatacagtgtagacatcgtTAAAAAAACACTTTAGGATCCGccccctttcccccccccccaattttcccctaaaatgacatacccaaatctaactgcctgtagctcaggacctgaagcaaagatatgcatattcttggtaccatttgaaaggaaacactttgtagTTGGTGGAAaagtgaaaggaatgtaggagaatataacacaatagatctggtaaaagataatacaaagaaaaaaaaacattcttttgtattttcttttgtaccatcatctttgaaatttaacagaaaggccataatgtattataccAGCCcatgtgcaatttagattttggccactagatggcggcAGTGTATGTGGACAAATTTTGACCTGATCCAGTCaatcattgcatttctgttcaacattttgtatcaagactgcccaaatgtgcctaatttgtttattaataactttatgttcataactgtgcactctcctcaaacaatatcatggtattatttcactgtaatagctactgtaaattgaacagtgctgttagattaacaacaatgtaagctttctgtcaatatcagatatgtctatgtcctgggaaagtttcttgttacttacaacctcatgctaatcacattagcctacgttagctcaaccgtccagtggacgggacaccgatcccgaagttaatgttggaaatgactattgtagctcgaaacagcagatttttttatggaatatctacataggcgtacagaggcccattatcagcaaccatcactcctgtgttccaatggcacgttgtgttagctaatccaagtttataattttaaaaggctaattgatcattagaaaacccttttgcaattatgttagcacagctgaaaactgttgtctgattaaagaagtagtaaaactgtccttctttagactagttgagtatctggagcatcagcatttgtgggttagattacaggctcaaaatggccagaaacaaaatactttcttctgaaactggtcagtctattcttgttctgagaaatgaaggcatttccatgcgagaaattgccaagaaactgaagatctcgtacaacgctgtgtactactcccttcacagaacagcgcaaactggctctaaccagaataaaaagaggagtgggaggccccggtgcacaactgagcaagaggacaagtacattagagtgtctagtatgagaaacagatgcctcacaagtcctcaactggcagcttcattaaatagtacccgcaaaacaccagtctcaatgtcaacagtgaagaggccatatctcaaactggccaataaaaataaaatattaaagcaATATTAAAgcatgggcaaaataacacagacactggacagaggaactctgcctaaaaggccagcatcccggagtctcctcttcactgttgacgttgagactggacagaggaactctgcctaaaaggccagcatcccggagtctcctcttcactgttgacgttgagactggacagaggaactctgcctaaaaggccagcatcccggagtctcctcttcactgttgacgttgagactggacagaggaactctgcctaaaaggccagcatcccggagtctcctcttcactgttgacgttgagactggacagaggaactctgcctaaaaggccagcatcccggagtctcctcttcactgttgacgttgagactggacagaggaactctgcctaaaaggccagcatcccggagtctcctcttcactgttgacgttgagactggacagaggaactctgcctaaaaggccagcatcccggagtctcctcttcactgttgacgttgagactggacagaggaactctgcctaaaaggccagcatcccggagtctcctcttcactgttgacgttgagactggacagaggaactctgcctaaaaggccagcatcccggagtctcctcttcactgttgacgttgagactggacagaggaactctgcctaaaaggccagcatcccggagtctcctcttcactgttgacgttgagactggacagaggaactctgcctagaaggccagcatcccggagtctcctcttcactgttgacgttgagactggacagaggaactctgcctaaaaggccgtttccagctacaatagtcatgtctacaatgtatttctgatccatttgatgtcatttaaaaaaaggaacaaaacaaaaaatgtgctATGCTAAAATAGCATACCTGCCTCTAAATAAGGACCATGTACTATATAGGCCCTGAAGATATGACATTTTATTGGGCTAATTTATGACATTTTCTTTAAATGTTAAGGCTATATGTCATCACTGAGACAGGGACGGGTGGCTTTATCTTCGTTCTCCAAACAATCCGTGTAAATATCAGATTGTATGGTTGGCTATATAGGCTATAAAAAAAAAGGTACTTGCCCAGACTGCAAATGAAACATGAAATCACCCATGATTAAAATTCTGCGTGTATAACTTGGCCCAGCCAGTCATGTTCTCATTCGGGAAAGTAGTTTTCACTTGGTACTGGCCTGGTGTGCCACTGGCAAATTTACCTGAATGTCAAGCCCTGAATGGTTAGTGGTTTATGATTCTAACACTTTATATGGGCAAGACACATGCGTCTTTAATACGCCCCCTACAGACAGTAACATATATAAAACAACATTATTGCACATATAATAGAAAGATGATCTCCTATGAAGGATAACTGTAAGTACTGAACAGGAACAAGTAGTAACGTGGTAGTCATGACGACAACTAtatggactaaagtagtaacgtgGTAGTCATGACGACAACTATATGGACTAAAATAGTAACGTGGTAGTCATGACGACAACTATATGGACTAAAGTAGTACCGTGGTAGTCATGACGACAACTAtatggactaaagtagtaacgtgGTAGTCATGACGACAACTAtatggactaaagtagtaacgtgGCAGTCATGGAGACAACTAtatggactaaagtagtaacgtgGTAGTCATGACGACAACTATATGGACTAAAATAGTAACGTGGTAGTCATGACGACAACTATATGGACTAAAATAGTAACGTGGTAGTCATGACGACAACTAtatggactaaagtagtaacgtgGTAGTCATGACGACAACTATATGGACTAAAATAGTAACGTGGTAGTCATGACGACAACTAtatggactaaagtagtaacgtgGTAGTCATGACGACAACTAtatggactaaagtagtaacgtgGTAGTCATGACGACAACTAtatggactaaagtagtaacgtgGCAGTCATGACGACAACTATATGGACTAAAGTAGGAACGTGGCAGTCATGACGACAACTATATGGACTAAAGTAGGAACGTGGCAGTCATGACGACAACTAtatggactaaagtagtaacgtgGTAGTCATGACGACAACTATATGGACTAAAGTAGGAACGTGGTAGTCATGACGACAACTAAATGGACAAAAGTAGGAACGTGGCAGTCATGACGACAACTATATGGACTAAAGTAGGAACGTGGTAGTCATGACGACAACTAtatggactaaagtagtaacgtgGTAGTCATGACGACAACTATATGGACTAAAGTAGGAACGTGGCAGTCATGACGACAACTATATGGACTAAAATAGTAACGTGGTAGTCATGACGACAACTATATGGACTAAAGTAGGAACGTGGCAGTCATGACGACAACTAtatggactaaagtagtaacgtgGCAGTCATGACGACAACTATATGGACTAAAGTAGGAACGTGGCAGTCATGACGACAACTAtatggactaaagtagtaacgtgGTAGTCATGACGACAACTAtatggactaaagtagtaacgtgGCAGTCGTGGATGTATTGAAGACTGAAAGCAACAGCCTGACTAAATAAATGAACTCAGATCTCACAGTGGTTCTCTGATTCACTGTGCGGCTTAACAACTCAACCACATACTAGATTTACTCCCTTATTACGCTTGGTGTCCGTTGTACTATTGCTTCTTATTGTTATTATGACTGCTGagattaacaacaagataaccatcAGAACAAAGCCACACGtatcctctcctctgctcctcctccacaCTGAAGCCTGGTTAACTACTGTCCTTTACCGGTGTACGGCGtcaactctcctcctcctctcctctcctttcttctctcctcctctcctctcctttcttctctcctaactccctctcctctcctcctctctcctctaactccctctcctctcctcctctctctctcctctctctctcctctgcctctcctctctctcctctcctcctctctctctcctctgcctctcctctctctcctaactccctctcctctgcctctcctctctcctctaaagCTGTAGTTCTCCAAGTAATAGCGGCTGGgccatctctctctgcctgctggGTAGTTGTCGGATCGTCATCTGTTTGACGATAACCACCAGGAACCCTGTCACCATGACAACCCCCAGGACCACGCCCAGGGCGGTGGCGAAGGAAGGCTGGTATCTGCCGTCCAGGGGGGtggagtgtgtggggggggagggCTCGGAGAGGAGATCCATAACCCGGGCTAGAGAACCATTGTTGGGGCGGGGCCGAACAGACAGGATGTGACACATGAGGGGGTAGAGGTCAACGGAACGCATGGAACTCTTCACGTAGTCCTGACGGAAGGCGGGGCCACGCGCCACCAAGACAGGATGCATGCTGGGTAGGGTGTTGTCGTAGCCGTGGTTACCCACtgtgaaacacagagagagaacagcggTGAATAGTTTACTGTTAATTAGCTGTCATTGTGGACTGAATCCTAATATTGGTAACTCTAAATGTCCAACGAGCAGACTAAAGATCTGAACTTATGAAAGTCTGAGTTATAATAATATATTTCAAATTGGAATTTAGTTGACAAAGTATTTCCTTACACATGTGTGGTCCAGTGGTTCTGTTCTGGGTGATGGTCCAGCCCTCCTTGGCCTCGATAATTATGGGCATGATCCTGTTGTTGTGACGGTAGTGGAGACGCTCGGGGATCTGCTCCCTCCTATACACCACCATGTTGGGATTGGCCTCCACCAGCGCACTgtacacctcctctaacttacctacaggacaggtgagacagttactatacacctcctctaacttacctacaggacaggtgagatacagttactatacacctcctctaacttacctacaggacaggtgagacagttactatacacctcctctaacttacctacaggacaggtgagatacagttactatacacctcctctaacttacctacaggacaggtgagacagttactatacacctcctctaacttacctacaggacaggtgatacagttactatacacctcctctaacttacctacaggacaggtgagatacagttactatacacctcctctaacttacctacaggacaggtgaaacagttactatacacctcctctaacttacctacaggacaggtgagatacagttactatacacctcctctaacttacctacaggacaggtgagacagttactatacacctcctctaacttacctacaggacaggtgaaacagttactatacacctcctctaacttacctacaggacaggtgagacagttactatacacctcctctaacttacctacaggacaggtgagatacagagttactatacacctcctctaacttacctacaggacaggtgagatacagttactatacacctcctctaacttacctacaggacaggtgagacagttactatacacctcctctaacttacctacaggacaggtgagacagttactatacacctcctctaacttacctacaggacaggtgagacagttactatacacctcctctaacttacctacaggacaggtgatacagttactatacacctcctctaacttacctacaggacaggtgagacagttactatacacctcctctaacttacct
The Salvelinus namaycush isolate Seneca unplaced genomic scaffold, SaNama_1.0 Scaffold2566, whole genome shotgun sequence DNA segment above includes these coding regions:
- the LOC120039143 gene encoding ectonucleotide pyrophosphatase/phosphodiesterase family member 5-like; its protein translation is KLEEVYSALVEANPNMVVYRREQIPERLHYRHNNRIMPIIIEAKEGWTITQNRTTGPHMLGNHGYDNTLPSMHPVLVARGPAFRQDYVKSSMRSVDLYPLMCHILSVRPRPNNGSLARVMDLLSEPSPPTHSTPLDGRYQPSFATALGVVLGVVMVTGFLVVIVKQMTIRQLPSRQREMAQPLLLGELQL